A single region of the Pseudomonas sp. B21-023 genome encodes:
- a CDS encoding histidine kinase has product MDSTPLHNAAVAAFLQDAQVLLARSQECLQHLELITNDPDACHSLNAALDTLARRAVALDLLEVAHHALALQRLLAPACAQQHLHGTSLPALAACLTLLDWQLELLDPQTGRLDMDTEEQRRLLAELATTLGQPASQLCADCQEAGTFCAHPHAQDALAEQSLSAADRHH; this is encoded by the coding sequence ATGGATAGCACTCCACTGCACAACGCCGCCGTGGCGGCCTTTTTGCAGGATGCGCAGGTCCTGTTGGCCAGGTCCCAGGAATGCCTGCAGCACCTGGAGCTGATCACCAACGATCCGGATGCCTGCCACAGCCTCAATGCCGCACTCGACACTCTCGCCCGACGAGCAGTCGCGCTCGACCTGCTCGAAGTGGCCCACCATGCCCTGGCCCTGCAACGACTGCTCGCGCCCGCGTGCGCCCAGCAGCACCTGCACGGTACCAGCCTGCCCGCGCTTGCGGCCTGCCTGACCCTGCTGGACTGGCAACTGGAGCTGCTCGACCCGCAGACCGGCCGCCTGGACATGGACACCGAGGAGCAACGACGCCTGCTGGCCGAGCTCGCCACCACCCTGGGCCAGCCGGCATCGCAACTGTGTGCCGATTGCCAGGAAGCCGGCACGTTCTGCGCCCACCCCCACGCCCAGGATGCGCTTGCAGAGCAAAGCCTCAGTGCAGCCGACCGCCATCATTAA
- a CDS encoding sensor histidine kinase: MLPRLKFLQRCRSRVALLRWTTTLLCIASLAANLVVYLRTLPLSASLLLLQLLAMIGVGWHLRHWARSINLRPAELATRMLKVQESERQRLSRELHDDIGQLLTAAKLQVDWLQRRVPADLQEHCATLRSTLDHTLGNVRDVSTILNPRQLASLGLEASLRAHLLRTLENTEVHWSLECNQRLGGISEEVTMAAFRITQEAVTNMLRHAHARNLVVRLQRTSAGLALSIQDDGGGFVPAQTPAESGLRGMAGMQERVTALQGSLNITSQPGQGTRIDALFPWPPRNQERARTPAPDDL; encoded by the coding sequence ATGCTCCCACGCTTGAAGTTCCTCCAGCGTTGCCGCTCCAGAGTTGCCCTGCTCCGCTGGACGACCACGCTGTTGTGCATTGCATCGCTGGCGGCAAACCTGGTGGTGTACCTGCGCACCCTGCCATTGTCGGCCAGCTTGCTGTTGCTCCAGTTGCTGGCGATGATCGGCGTCGGCTGGCACCTGCGCCATTGGGCGCGCTCGATCAACCTGCGCCCGGCGGAACTGGCCACGCGCATGCTCAAGGTGCAAGAGAGCGAGCGTCAGCGCCTGAGCCGTGAACTGCATGACGATATCGGTCAACTGCTGACCGCCGCCAAGCTGCAGGTCGACTGGCTGCAACGCCGGGTGCCGGCGGACCTGCAGGAGCACTGCGCTACCTTGCGCAGCACCCTGGACCATACGCTGGGCAACGTGCGCGACGTTTCCACCATTCTCAATCCTCGACAACTGGCCAGCCTGGGCCTGGAGGCGAGCCTGCGCGCGCATTTGCTGCGCACCTTGGAAAACACCGAGGTGCACTGGAGTCTTGAATGCAACCAACGCCTGGGCGGCATCAGCGAAGAGGTGACCATGGCGGCCTTTCGCATCACCCAGGAAGCGGTCACCAACATGCTCCGCCACGCACACGCACGCAATCTGGTGGTCCGCCTGCAGCGCACCTCAGCCGGCCTGGCGCTGTCGATCCAGGATGACGGCGGCGGCTTCGTGCCGGCGCAGACGCCAGCAGAAAGCGGCCTGCGCGGCATGGCTGGCATGCAGGAACGTGTGACAGCGCTGCAGGGCAGCCTGAACATCACCAGCCAGCCCGGCCAGGGCACCCGGATCGACGCCCTCTTCCCATGGCCACCCCGCAACCAAGAACGTGCCAGGACTCCCGCTCCCGATGACCTGTAG
- a CDS encoding response regulator transcription factor codes for MTCRLLLVDDHSLIRAGVRALVSDIPGYTVIGEADDGGQLLEHVRRLAPDIVLLDISMRSTSGLDALTQLRASGCTCKVLILSMHTDPELIMRALESGAHGYLLKDTTATELEQALTALRNDERYLSPAIAHTVINQALLRAQSGRQSNNEGHHNLTARQLEILRLIVRGKSTREIAGGLGLSIKTVETHRSQIMKRLQIYDVAGLVLFAVREKIISLDD; via the coding sequence ATGACCTGTAGATTATTGCTGGTGGACGACCATTCCCTGATTCGCGCAGGCGTCAGGGCCCTGGTATCGGACATCCCCGGCTACACCGTGATTGGCGAGGCCGACGATGGTGGCCAACTGCTGGAGCACGTCCGGCGTCTCGCGCCAGACATCGTCCTGCTGGATATTTCCATGCGCTCGACCAGCGGCCTGGACGCTCTCACGCAGCTACGGGCAAGCGGCTGCACCTGCAAGGTGCTGATCCTGTCCATGCACACCGACCCGGAGCTGATCATGCGCGCCCTGGAGAGCGGCGCCCATGGATACCTGCTCAAGGACACCACGGCCACCGAACTGGAGCAGGCACTGACCGCCCTGCGCAACGACGAACGCTACCTGAGCCCGGCCATCGCCCACACCGTGATCAACCAGGCATTATTGCGCGCCCAGAGCGGCCGTCAATCGAACAACGAAGGCCACCACAACCTGACCGCCCGGCAGTTGGAGATCCTGCGCCTGATCGTGCGCGGTAAATCCACCCGGGAGATCGCCGGCGGCCTGGGCCTGTCGATCAAGACCGTGGAAACCCATCGCTCGCAGATCATGAAGCGCCTGCAGATCTACGATGTGGCGGGCCTGGTGCTGTTCGCCGTGCGCGAGAAGATCATCAGCCTGGACGACTGA
- the yegS gene encoding lipid kinase YegS, whose product MSERKALLILHGKQATNEDVRAAVGQLRERGWKLDVRLTWEGGDAQRLVEEALAAGYAHVVAGGGDGTLRDVAEAMGLAATQASLALLPLGTANDFAKAAGVPLEPQAALDLLEVSARPIDLGRVGEQLFLNMATGGFGTQVTANTSEDLKKVLGAAAYLFTGLSRFSELQAASVELQGPGFQWQGELLALGIGNGRQAGGGHVLCPEASVDDGLLDVGILPAPQEMAGALRDLLAGEGLFVRARLPWVEIKGAQGLDMNLDGEPLQAASLRFEAVPKALRVHLPADSPLLSRPG is encoded by the coding sequence ATGAGCGAGCGCAAGGCATTGCTGATCCTGCATGGCAAGCAGGCCACCAACGAAGACGTGCGAGCCGCGGTGGGTCAGCTGCGTGAGCGTGGCTGGAAGCTGGATGTGCGCCTGACCTGGGAGGGCGGTGATGCCCAGCGCCTGGTCGAGGAGGCTCTGGCGGCGGGCTATGCTCACGTGGTCGCCGGCGGCGGTGATGGCACGTTGCGCGACGTGGCCGAGGCCATGGGGCTGGCGGCTACCCAGGCCAGCCTGGCGCTGCTGCCGCTGGGCACGGCCAACGACTTCGCCAAGGCGGCCGGTGTGCCGCTTGAGCCGCAAGCGGCCCTCGACCTGTTGGAGGTATCGGCACGGCCGATCGATCTGGGCCGGGTGGGTGAGCAACTGTTCCTGAACATGGCTACCGGCGGATTCGGCACCCAGGTCACCGCCAATACCTCTGAAGACCTGAAGAAAGTGCTGGGCGCCGCGGCCTACCTGTTCACCGGGCTGTCGCGCTTCAGTGAGCTGCAGGCGGCCTCGGTCGAGCTGCAGGGCCCCGGGTTCCAGTGGCAGGGCGAGTTGCTGGCGCTGGGCATCGGCAATGGTCGCCAGGCCGGCGGCGGGCACGTGCTATGCCCCGAGGCGAGCGTGGACGATGGCCTGCTGGACGTCGGCATCCTGCCGGCGCCCCAGGAGATGGCCGGGGCTTTGCGCGATCTGTTGGCCGGTGAGGGGTTGTTCGTGCGCGCCCGCTTGCCATGGGTGGAGATCAAGGGCGCCCAGGGGCTGGACATGAACCTCGACGGCGAGCCCCTGCAAGCGGCCAGCCTGCGTTTCGAGGCCGTGCCCAAGGCGCTGCGCGTGCACCTGCCGGCGGATTCGCCATTGCTCAGTCGTCCAGGCTGA
- a CDS encoding glycosyltransferase family 4 protein encodes MRILWTLPYLPWPTTSGSKTRQYHLLRALAQHGHRITLLVQSKIPLSDTAREALEPLVERLIVLPRRPLNSPLNLLASPIIDYPMRAIINGLAPCLRHRFEQLLDEPWDVIQIEHSYSFQPFERALQARGLPYMLSEHYLESVMGAACHDRLPLWLRPLNAFDRWRYRRWEQRVLRQPTEVVAVSAQDAELIGQISGRPVNVVVNGVDCDHYQDVRPTLHSQRLLFVGNFEYGANLEAIEWALEEILPQVWMSNPAVRLAIAGHALPASWKLHWNDPRIEWVGYRPDLRELQRRSALFFAPLRHAGGSKVKILEAMAAGLPVITTSKGASGLAMNNGEHYLGSDDSGQLALLVTQLLNQPWRMCQLSEAGRQFARQRHDWSVAAQQLENVHMRLTQLAPAGAGAPGGVLAK; translated from the coding sequence ATGCGCATACTCTGGACCCTGCCCTACCTGCCCTGGCCCACCACCAGCGGCAGCAAGACCCGGCAATACCACCTGCTGCGCGCCCTGGCGCAGCATGGCCACCGGATTACCTTGCTGGTGCAGTCGAAGATCCCGTTGAGCGACACCGCGCGCGAAGCCCTGGAACCCCTGGTGGAACGCCTGATCGTGCTCCCCAGGCGGCCACTGAACAGCCCGCTGAACCTGCTCGCCTCACCCATCATCGACTACCCCATGCGGGCCATCATCAATGGCCTGGCACCTTGCCTGCGGCACCGCTTCGAGCAACTGCTGGACGAACCCTGGGATGTGATCCAGATCGAGCACAGCTACAGCTTCCAACCGTTCGAGAGGGCCCTGCAGGCCCGGGGCCTGCCCTACATGCTCAGCGAGCATTACCTGGAGTCGGTGATGGGCGCCGCCTGCCATGACCGCCTGCCATTGTGGTTGCGCCCGCTGAACGCCTTCGACCGCTGGCGCTATCGGCGCTGGGAACAACGGGTGCTGCGCCAGCCCACCGAAGTGGTGGCGGTCAGCGCCCAGGATGCCGAGCTGATCGGCCAGATCAGCGGCCGCCCGGTGAATGTGGTGGTCAATGGCGTGGACTGTGACCACTATCAGGACGTGCGCCCCACCCTGCACAGCCAGCGCCTGCTGTTCGTTGGCAATTTCGAGTACGGCGCCAACCTGGAGGCTATCGAGTGGGCGCTGGAGGAGATCCTGCCCCAGGTATGGATGAGCAACCCGGCGGTGCGCCTGGCCATTGCCGGGCACGCGTTGCCGGCCAGCTGGAAGCTGCACTGGAACGACCCGCGCATCGAATGGGTAGGTTACCGCCCCGACCTGCGCGAGCTGCAGCGCCGCTCGGCGCTGTTCTTCGCGCCGCTGCGCCACGCCGGTGGCTCCAAGGTGAAGATCCTCGAGGCCATGGCCGCCGGGCTACCGGTCATCACCACCAGCAAGGGCGCCTCGGGCCTGGCCATGAACAATGGCGAACACTACCTGGGCAGCGACGACAGCGGCCAGCTGGCGCTGCTGGTCACGCAACTGCTCAACCAGCCGTGGCGCATGTGCCAGCTCAGCGAGGCCGGGCGCCAGTTCGCCCGCCAGCGCCATGACTGGAGCGTTGCCGCCCAGCAGCTGGAGAACGTGCACATGCGCCTGACCCAGCTGGCGCCAGCAGGCGCAGGCGCCCCCGGCGGCGTGCTAGCCAAGTAG
- the glp gene encoding gephyrin-like molybdotransferase Glp: MTAVVEVARPLMPMEEALQRLLALAEKSPIAETEHVALAEAEGRVLAHELVAGLDLPPWPNSAMDGYALCLADWQGEPLRVTQRIFAGHAPQPLEPGTCARIFTGAPLPEGADCVEMQENTEVLEDGRVRFLEPLALSQNVRPKGQETRVGEQVMSAGTRLGPIQLGLAATLGFGTLQVRRRPRVAVLSTGDELVEPGLPLGPGQIYNSNRRLLVSWLQRLGCKVVDAGILPDDLERTRQCLAGLGDVDLILSTGGVSVGEADFLGLALREAGELALWKLAIKPGKPLTFGHYQGVPVIGLPGNPASTLVTFGLLARPYLLRRLGVQNVAPLRFSVPAGFDWPKAGTRREFLRARIEDGRVRIYKNQSSGVLRSAAWADGVVEVLEGSTPRQGDPVAFIPFSELLG; encoded by the coding sequence GTGACAGCCGTGGTTGAGGTAGCCCGGCCGTTGATGCCGATGGAAGAGGCCTTGCAGCGCCTGCTGGCGCTGGCCGAGAAGTCGCCCATCGCCGAGACCGAACACGTCGCGCTGGCCGAAGCCGAAGGGCGCGTCCTGGCCCATGAGCTGGTGGCCGGCCTCGACCTGCCGCCGTGGCCCAACAGCGCCATGGACGGCTACGCACTGTGCCTGGCCGACTGGCAGGGCGAACCGCTGCGGGTGACCCAGCGCATCTTCGCCGGCCACGCGCCACAGCCCCTGGAGCCGGGCACCTGCGCACGGATCTTCACCGGCGCGCCGCTGCCCGAAGGCGCCGATTGCGTTGAGATGCAGGAAAACACCGAAGTGCTCGAGGATGGCCGGGTACGGTTCCTCGAACCCCTGGCACTGTCACAGAACGTTCGCCCCAAAGGCCAGGAAACCCGTGTTGGCGAACAGGTGATGAGCGCCGGCACGCGGTTGGGGCCGATCCAGCTCGGGCTGGCCGCGACCCTGGGTTTCGGCACCCTGCAAGTGCGGCGCCGGCCACGGGTGGCGGTGCTGTCGACTGGTGACGAGCTGGTCGAGCCGGGCCTGCCGCTGGGGCCCGGGCAGATCTACAACAGCAACCGGCGCCTGCTGGTCAGTTGGCTGCAACGCCTGGGCTGCAAGGTGGTGGACGCCGGGATCCTGCCCGACGACCTCGAACGCACCCGCCAGTGCCTGGCCGGGCTGGGCGATGTCGACCTGATCCTGTCCACCGGTGGTGTGTCGGTGGGCGAGGCCGATTTTCTTGGCCTGGCCCTGCGCGAAGCGGGCGAACTGGCGCTGTGGAAGCTGGCGATCAAGCCGGGCAAACCGCTGACCTTCGGCCATTACCAGGGGGTACCGGTGATCGGCCTGCCGGGCAACCCGGCCTCGACGTTGGTCACTTTCGGCCTGCTGGCGCGGCCCTACCTGCTGCGGCGGTTGGGTGTGCAAAATGTCGCGCCGCTGCGTTTCAGCGTGCCGGCGGGTTTCGATTGGCCCAAGGCCGGTACGCGGCGCGAATTCCTGCGCGCGCGCATCGAGGATGGCCGGGTGCGCATCTACAAGAACCAGAGCTCCGGTGTGCTGCGCAGCGCCGCCTGGGCCGATGGGGTGGTGGAGGTGCTTGAAGGCAGCACGCCACGGCAGGGGGACCCCGTGGCATTCATCCCGTTCAGCGAGCTACTTGGCTAG
- the moaB gene encoding molybdenum cofactor biosynthesis protein B: MKAKADTPFVALNIAVLTVSDTRTFDTDTSGQLFVDRLSAAGHRLAERVLLKDDLYKIRAQVATWIADDQVQVVLITGGTGFTGRDSTPEAVACLLDKQVEGFGELFRQISVADIGTSTVQSRALAGLANGTLVCCLPGSTNAVRTGWDGILAEQLDARHRPCNFVPHLKQAAACDSRG; this comes from the coding sequence ATGAAAGCCAAGGCAGATACCCCTTTTGTAGCGCTGAACATCGCCGTGCTGACGGTCAGCGATACCCGTACCTTCGACACCGATACCTCCGGCCAGCTGTTCGTCGATCGCCTGAGCGCCGCCGGCCACCGCCTGGCCGAGCGCGTGCTGCTCAAGGATGACCTGTACAAGATCCGCGCCCAGGTCGCGACCTGGATCGCCGATGACCAGGTGCAGGTGGTGTTGATCACCGGCGGCACCGGCTTTACCGGGCGCGACAGCACTCCGGAGGCCGTGGCGTGCCTGCTGGACAAGCAGGTCGAGGGCTTTGGCGAGCTGTTCCGGCAGATCTCGGTGGCCGACATTGGCACTTCCACCGTGCAGTCCCGCGCCCTGGCAGGCCTTGCCAACGGCACCCTGGTCTGCTGCCTGCCGGGCTCGACCAATGCCGTGCGCACCGGTTGGGACGGTATCCTCGCCGAGCAGCTGGATGCCCGCCACCGGCCGTGCAACTTCGTGCCGCACCTGAAGCAGGCAGCGGCCTGTGACAGCCGTGGTTGA
- a CDS encoding YgdI/YgdR family lipoprotein, translated as MIQRTLPAFLLALGLGALAGCASPTVITLNDGREIQAVDTPSYDDDSGFYEFEQLDGKRTRINKDQIRTVKEL; from the coding sequence ATGATCCAACGGACCCTTCCCGCCTTCCTGCTTGCCCTGGGCCTGGGCGCCCTCGCCGGCTGCGCCTCGCCAACCGTCATCACCCTGAACGACGGCCGCGAGATCCAGGCGGTGGACACCCCTTCGTATGACGACGACTCCGGCTTCTACGAATTCGAACAGCTCGACGGCAAGCGCACGCGCATCAACAAAGACCAGATCCGTACCGTCAAGGAGCTGTGA
- the mqo gene encoding malate dehydrogenase (quinone): protein MKKILLTLLCLSVIGCSKPAEPQKSVDVLLIGGGIMSASLGTYLTELEPNWKVDVYERMDQVAEESSNAWNNAGTGHSAFCELNYTSVGKDGSIDISKAVNVNEQFEVSKQFWAYQVEQGVLSNPRSFINNVAHMSFVWGDENVAFLHKRVEALQHSSLFRGMEITEDHEQIRQWVPLVMEGRDPGQKVAATRMAIGTDVNFGEITRQLFAAMTRNPNVQLHLGHEVRDIVRNDDGSWNVVVADLAKGGKESAVKAKFVFIGAGGGALKLLQKSGIPEAEGYAGFPVGGQFLMTDSADLVARHKAKLYGKASVGAPPMSVPHLDTRVIDGKEVLLFGPFATFSTKYLKHGSLLGMFSSLTTHNISPMMHAGIDNIDLSTYLMGQLMLSFDDRMAALREYFPNAKNEDWQLLQAGQRVQVIKKDPVHGGVLQFGTEVVAAEDGSIAALLGASPGASTAAPIMLSVLEKTFKDRIKSAEWQAKLKEIVPTYGQKLNNNLELTNKTREWSSARLQLLHVPVLPE, encoded by the coding sequence ATGAAAAAAATCCTGCTGACGCTCCTGTGCCTGAGTGTCATCGGCTGCTCCAAGCCCGCGGAGCCACAAAAGTCCGTCGATGTGCTGCTGATCGGCGGCGGCATCATGAGCGCAAGCCTCGGGACCTACCTCACCGAACTGGAACCGAACTGGAAAGTCGACGTCTACGAGCGCATGGACCAGGTCGCCGAAGAGAGTTCCAACGCCTGGAACAATGCCGGTACCGGCCACTCGGCGTTCTGCGAGCTGAACTACACCAGCGTCGGCAAGGACGGCAGCATCGACATCAGCAAGGCGGTCAACGTCAACGAACAGTTCGAGGTGTCCAAGCAGTTCTGGGCCTACCAGGTCGAGCAGGGCGTACTGAGCAACCCGCGATCGTTCATCAACAACGTGGCGCACATGAGCTTTGTCTGGGGTGACGAGAACGTCGCCTTCCTGCACAAGCGCGTCGAGGCTTTGCAGCACAGTTCGCTGTTCCGCGGCATGGAGATCACTGAGGATCACGAGCAGATCCGCCAGTGGGTGCCGCTGGTGATGGAGGGGCGCGACCCCGGGCAGAAGGTGGCCGCGACCCGCATGGCCATCGGTACCGACGTGAACTTCGGCGAGATCACCCGCCAGCTGTTTGCTGCCATGACCCGCAACCCGAACGTGCAACTGCACCTGGGTCATGAAGTGCGCGACATCGTGCGCAACGACGACGGCAGCTGGAATGTGGTGGTGGCCGACCTGGCCAAAGGTGGCAAGGAGTCTGCGGTCAAGGCCAAGTTCGTCTTCATCGGCGCCGGTGGCGGCGCGCTAAAGTTGCTGCAGAAGTCCGGCATTCCGGAAGCCGAGGGCTATGCCGGCTTCCCGGTCGGTGGCCAGTTCCTGATGACCGACAGCGCCGACCTGGTCGCCCGCCACAAGGCCAAGCTGTACGGCAAGGCTTCGGTCGGCGCGCCGCCGATGTCGGTGCCGCATCTGGACACCCGGGTGATCGATGGCAAGGAGGTGCTGCTGTTCGGCCCGTTCGCGACCTTCTCCACCAAGTACCTCAAGCACGGCTCGTTGCTGGGCATGTTCAGTTCGCTGACCACCCACAACATCAGCCCGATGATGCATGCCGGCATCGACAACATCGACCTGAGCACCTACCTGATGGGCCAGCTGATGCTCAGCTTCGACGACCGCATGGCGGCCCTGCGCGAATACTTCCCCAACGCCAAGAACGAAGACTGGCAGCTGCTCCAGGCCGGTCAGCGCGTGCAGGTGATCAAGAAGGACCCCGTGCACGGTGGCGTGTTGCAGTTCGGTACCGAAGTGGTGGCCGCCGAGGATGGCAGCATCGCCGCGCTGCTGGGCGCCTCGCCCGGTGCCTCGACCGCCGCGCCGATCATGCTCAGCGTGCTGGAGAAGACCTTCAAGGATCGGATCAAGAGCGCCGAGTGGCAGGCCAAGCTCAAGGAAATCGTGCCGACCTACGGCCAGAAGCTGAACAATAATCTTGAGTTGACCAACAAGACCCGCGAATGGAGCAGTGCGCGTTTGCAGCTGCTGCATGTGCCCGTGTTGCCGGAGTAA
- a CDS encoding methyl-accepting chemotaxis protein: MAHGTHDQFQRTDQVATAMHEMSATAQEVARHAADAARAADEADHSAQAGEQVMQRTIDTIAAVNREIAGTAAVIRHLENDSTRIGKVLEVIRGIAEQTNLLALNAAIEAARAGEAGRGFAVVADEVRSLAQRTAASIAEIHQIIEAVQSGAVEAVKAIESGQQRSEEGAEQVQQAGQMLQRITTAVEAIRDMNRQIATAAEEQTSVAEDISRNLVEITRIATANQQAVQHTEQAGQRLHGLSGQLGEVTSRLTA, encoded by the coding sequence ATGGCTCACGGCACCCATGATCAGTTCCAGCGTACCGACCAGGTCGCCACGGCCATGCACGAGATGTCCGCCACCGCCCAGGAGGTGGCCCGCCATGCCGCCGATGCCGCCCGCGCGGCGGACGAGGCCGACCACAGCGCCCAGGCGGGCGAGCAGGTCATGCAGCGCACCATCGACACCATTGCCGCGGTCAACCGCGAGATTGCCGGCACCGCCGCGGTGATTCGCCACCTGGAAAACGACAGCACGCGCATCGGCAAGGTGCTTGAAGTGATTCGCGGCATCGCCGAACAGACCAACCTGCTGGCGCTCAACGCCGCCATCGAAGCCGCCCGTGCCGGCGAGGCCGGGCGTGGCTTCGCGGTGGTGGCTGATGAGGTGCGCAGCCTGGCCCAGCGCACCGCGGCCTCGATCGCCGAGATCCACCAGATCATCGAGGCGGTGCAGTCGGGCGCGGTGGAGGCGGTCAAGGCCATCGAGAGTGGCCAGCAGCGCAGCGAGGAGGGCGCCGAGCAGGTGCAGCAGGCCGGACAGATGCTGCAGCGCATCACCACGGCGGTGGAGGCGATCCGCGACATGAACCGCCAGATCGCCACCGCCGCGGAGGAGCAGACCAGCGTCGCCGAGGATATCTCGCGCAACCTGGTCGAGATCACCCGCATCGCCACCGCCAACCAGCAGGCGGTGCAGCACACCGAACAGGCCGGACAGCGCCTGCACGGACTGTCGGGTCAGTTGGGCGAAGTGACTTCCCGCCTGACCGCCTGA
- a CDS encoding ABC transporter transmembrane domain-containing protein, whose amino-acid sequence MSDPISPRQRRALHLGWQFVRPYRRQALLALLALVVTAAITLSMGQGIRLLVDQGFMTGSAHQLNQTIGLFLLLVLALAVGTFARFYLVSWIGERCVADIRRAVFDHLVGLHPGFFEDNRSSEIQSRLTADTTLLQSVIGSSLSMFLRNALMVVGGVILLFVTNPKLTSIVVLALPLVLAPILLFGRRVRSLSRQSQDRVADVGSYVAETLGQIKTVQAYNHQARDQALFGDTVEAAFDVARRRIAQRAWLITLVIVLVLGAVGVMLWVGGMDVIAGRISGGELAAFVFYSLIVGSAFGTLSEVIGELQRAAGAVERIAELLAAQTAILAPSQPAGLAHGRASGDIELREVRFAYPSRPAVAAVDGLSLHIRPGETVALVGPSGAGKSTLFDLLLRFYDPQGGAILLDGQPITGLAPADLRRQFALVAQQPALFRGTVEANIRYGRPEASLAEVEAAARGAHAHEFVIQLPQGYQTLLGEGGVGLSGGQRQRLAIARALLVDAPILLLDEATSALDAQSEYLIQQALPQLMAGRTTLVIAHRLATVQHADRIAVIDKGRLAAVGTHRQLIEQSPLYARLAALQFNSG is encoded by the coding sequence ATGTCCGATCCGATCTCTCCCCGCCAACGCCGCGCCCTGCACCTGGGCTGGCAGTTCGTGCGACCCTATCGCCGCCAGGCGCTGCTGGCCTTGCTGGCGCTGGTGGTCACTGCCGCCATCACCCTGTCCATGGGGCAGGGGATCCGCCTGCTGGTCGATCAGGGCTTCATGACCGGCTCGGCGCACCAGCTCAACCAGACCATTGGCCTGTTCCTGCTGCTGGTGCTGGCCCTGGCGGTGGGGACGTTCGCCCGCTTCTACCTGGTGTCGTGGATCGGCGAGCGCTGCGTGGCCGATATCCGCCGGGCGGTGTTCGACCACCTGGTCGGCCTGCACCCGGGTTTTTTCGAGGACAACCGCAGTTCGGAGATCCAGTCGCGGCTGACCGCCGACACCACCTTGCTGCAGTCGGTGATCGGCTCGTCGCTGTCGATGTTCCTGCGCAATGCGCTGATGGTGGTCGGCGGGGTGATCCTGCTGTTCGTCACCAACCCCAAGCTGACCAGCATCGTGGTGCTGGCCCTGCCCCTGGTGCTGGCGCCGATCCTGCTGTTTGGCCGGCGCGTGCGCAGCCTGTCGCGGCAGAGCCAGGACCGGGTGGCCGATGTCGGCAGCTATGTCGCCGAGACCCTTGGCCAGATCAAGACGGTGCAGGCCTACAACCACCAGGCGCGTGACCAGGCACTGTTCGGCGACACCGTGGAGGCGGCGTTCGATGTGGCGCGCCGTCGCATCGCCCAGCGCGCCTGGCTGATCACCCTGGTGATCGTGCTGGTGCTTGGCGCAGTGGGGGTGATGCTCTGGGTCGGCGGCATGGATGTGATCGCTGGACGTATCTCCGGCGGCGAGCTCGCCGCGTTCGTGTTCTACAGCCTGATCGTCGGCAGCGCCTTTGGCACCCTGAGCGAGGTGATTGGCGAATTGCAACGGGCCGCCGGTGCCGTCGAGCGTATCGCCGAGCTGCTGGCGGCGCAGACGGCGATCCTGGCGCCGTCACAGCCGGCGGGATTGGCGCACGGGCGCGCCAGTGGCGACATCGAACTGCGCGAGGTGCGCTTCGCCTACCCGTCACGGCCCGCGGTGGCGGCCGTCGACGGCCTGAGCCTGCATATCCGTCCCGGCGAGACCGTGGCGCTGGTTGGGCCGTCGGGGGCCGGCAAATCGACCTTGTTCGACCTGCTGCTGCGGTTCTACGATCCGCAAGGTGGCGCGATTCTGCTCGATGGCCAGCCGATCACCGGTCTGGCGCCTGCCGACCTGCGCCGCCAGTTTGCCCTGGTGGCCCAGCAACCGGCGTTGTTTCGCGGCACGGTCGAGGCCAACATCCGCTATGGTCGGCCCGAGGCCAGCCTGGCCGAGGTCGAGGCGGCGGCGCGCGGTGCCCATGCCCATGAGTTCGTCATCCAACTGCCCCAGGGCTATCAGACACTCTTGGGTGAAGGGGGCGTGGGCTTGTCCGGTGGTCAGCGTCAGCGCCTGGCGATTGCCCGGGCGCTGCTGGTGGATGCGCCGATCCTGCTGCTGGACGAAGCCACCAGCGCGCTGGACGCGCAAAGCGAGTATCTGATCCAGCAGGCGTTGCCACAACTGATGGCCGGGCGCACCACGCTGGTCATCGCCCACCGCCTGGCGACGGTGCAGCATGCCGACCGCATCGCGGTGATCGACAAAGGCCGACTGGCGGCAGTCGGGACCCATCGACAATTGATCGAGCAAAGCCCACTCTACGCCCGCCTGGCAGCACTGCAATTCAACTCGGGCTGA
- a CDS encoding PA1571 family protein: MSLQHTDTPKTQPPAQHQVCGSIIDAQGREVPITEQMIQKACKDLEASRAEKTRKT, encoded by the coding sequence ATGAGCTTGCAGCACACCGATACGCCCAAGACCCAGCCCCCTGCGCAACATCAGGTCTGCGGCTCGATCATCGATGCCCAGGGCCGCGAGGTACCCATCACCGAGCAGATGATCCAGAAGGCCTGCAAGGACCTGGAAGCCAGCCGGGCCGAGAAAACCCGCAAGACCTGA